A window of Reinekea marina contains these coding sequences:
- the rplI gene encoding 50S ribosomal protein L9 — MEVILLEKVGKMGVLGDTVNVKSGFARNFLFPTGKAVVATADNVKLFEDRRAELMKAEQEKLASAQARADQLAEVELTVTANAGDEGKLFGSIGPRDVADLVSATGVEIEKSEVKMPQGPIRAVGEYQIAVQLHPEVTSEIHLIVVAEA; from the coding sequence ATGGAAGTTATCCTGCTTGAGAAAGTTGGTAAAATGGGCGTTTTGGGCGATACCGTTAATGTTAAAAGCGGTTTTGCTCGTAATTTCCTTTTCCCTACAGGCAAAGCGGTTGTCGCAACAGCTGACAACGTAAAATTATTTGAAGATCGTCGTGCTGAGCTTATGAAAGCTGAGCAAGAAAAATTGGCTTCTGCACAAGCGCGTGCTGATCAGCTAGCTGAAGTTGAGCTAACTGTGACGGCGAATGCTGGTGATGAAGGCAAGCTTTTCGGCTCGATTGGTCCACGTGATGTTGCTGATCTTGTATCTGCAACTGGCGTTGAAATTGAGAAGTCTGAAGTTAAGATGCCTCAAGGCCCAATTCGTGCAGTTGGCGAATACCAAATTGCAGTGCAACTTCACCCAGAAGTTACATCAGAAATTCACCTAATCGTCGTTGCTGAAGCATAA
- a CDS encoding polysaccharide deacetylase family protein, translating to MKQWISALLLSTFMMAAFGQNHFNVLVYHHVSESSPASTSVSPEQFREHLAFFKSNNYPVVSLKDALAAIESGDALPQNAIAITFDDAYRSIYLNAFPLLKEFNYPFTIFAATDPIDQNFNDMLSWDQLREMKKWGAVIANHTQDHAYLVRHRSLDATWKLQTRQNIEHAQQRLIDELGSDIPKWLAYPYGEFSQSLQDLLSDMGYVGFAQHSGGINKDSPRTALPRFAAAGIYANTKTLATKIESLPMPISESDLSDMLTDDSQPLFRASITNMDDMSRVLNCFVDGSWHEVKWTGTQSFELVSEQPLSPGRHRYNCTAKSKSMNAYYWYSKPWLIQ from the coding sequence ATGAAACAATGGATATCTGCGCTGCTGTTAAGCACCTTCATGATGGCCGCATTTGGGCAAAATCATTTTAACGTGCTGGTTTACCACCATGTTTCGGAGTCTTCACCGGCCAGTACCTCTGTGAGTCCAGAACAGTTTCGAGAACACCTGGCCTTTTTTAAAAGCAACAATTACCCCGTTGTATCGCTCAAAGACGCGTTAGCTGCTATCGAGTCAGGGGATGCATTGCCTCAAAACGCGATCGCCATTACCTTTGATGACGCATACCGAAGCATTTACCTCAATGCATTCCCCTTATTAAAGGAATTTAACTACCCGTTTACCATCTTTGCGGCTACGGACCCCATAGATCAAAACTTTAATGACATGCTGAGCTGGGACCAGCTGCGTGAAATGAAGAAATGGGGGGCTGTCATTGCAAACCATACTCAAGATCATGCTTATCTCGTTCGGCACAGAAGTTTAGATGCAACATGGAAATTGCAGACTCGCCAGAATATCGAACACGCACAGCAGCGTTTAATTGACGAGCTTGGTTCAGATATACCGAAATGGTTAGCCTATCCATATGGTGAATTCAGTCAATCACTGCAAGATCTGCTCAGTGATATGGGGTATGTCGGTTTTGCTCAGCATTCTGGCGGCATCAATAAAGACAGCCCTAGAACGGCGCTGCCTCGATTTGCGGCCGCCGGCATCTATGCAAACACCAAAACACTGGCCACCAAAATTGAATCGTTGCCCATGCCGATCAGTGAAAGTGATCTGTCAGATATGCTAACCGACGATTCGCAACCTTTGTTTCGGGCGAGCATTACCAACATGGACGATATGAGCCGAGTATTGAACTGCTTTGTCGATGGTAGCTGGCATGAAGTTAAGTGGACAGGAACGCAAAGTTTTGAATTAGTCAGTGAACAGCCGTTAAGCCCTGGTCGGCATCGTTATAACTGTACGGCGAAAAGTAAATCGATGAATGCGTATTATTGGTATTCGAAGCCATGGCTCATTCAATAA
- a CDS encoding sulfurtransferase has protein sequence MRQRHFSVSLVVSPILSALYISITFSIAAKRNTQNFNDFHRLRSKSPLTVVTLNHVLNVAVLRFHTYLSAPVGLLSRLQRTLNKRVIMSPLISVTHFFELSKSSDNLIILDCRSDLSDRANAVKLYNEGHILNALHAHLEDDLSGPIITGKTSRHPLPSKENWQATLQRWGVEKSSTVVVYDQSNNMFSARAWWMLRWAGITNVLVLDGGLNAWLNAGHPISTLAPSPSPSSIQIELANWVITAEDIPSLQAQMLDARALPRYAGETEPLDGKAGHIPSAQNADFSKNLTSEGFFQPKEVLHQRFAQCRDDVICYCGSGVTACHNILAFDIAGLPMPKLYAGSWSEWITDPNRPIATGIEGEAL, from the coding sequence TTGAGACAGCGCCACTTTAGCGTCAGCCTAGTCGTTTCACCCATCCTTTCAGCACTTTATATTTCTATTACTTTCTCTATTGCTGCTAAAAGAAACACTCAAAATTTCAACGACTTTCATCGCCTACGCTCCAAAAGCCCATTGACGGTTGTTACTTTAAACCACGTGTTGAATGTCGCAGTTTTAAGGTTTCACACTTACCTCTCTGCGCCTGTCGGGTTATTATCAAGATTACAACGAACACTGAATAAGCGAGTTATCATGTCACCTTTAATCAGCGTCACCCACTTTTTTGAGCTTTCAAAATCTAGCGACAATTTAATAATTTTGGATTGCCGTTCAGATCTTTCCGACCGCGCAAATGCCGTTAAACTCTATAACGAAGGGCATATTCTCAACGCCTTACACGCACATTTAGAAGATGACCTATCCGGACCGATCATTACTGGAAAAACGAGCCGTCACCCGCTGCCTTCAAAAGAAAACTGGCAAGCAACCCTTCAACGTTGGGGCGTTGAAAAAAGCTCAACGGTGGTTGTATACGATCAAAGCAATAATATGTTTTCGGCTCGCGCTTGGTGGATGTTGAGATGGGCTGGTATTACAAATGTTTTGGTTCTGGATGGCGGTTTGAACGCCTGGCTCAACGCTGGCCACCCTATTTCTACTCTAGCGCCTAGCCCATCACCATCGTCGATTCAAATTGAACTTGCCAATTGGGTCATTACGGCCGAAGACATTCCTAGCTTGCAAGCACAAATGTTAGATGCACGAGCTTTACCTCGTTATGCCGGCGAAACTGAGCCGCTTGATGGCAAAGCTGGTCATATTCCGAGCGCACAGAATGCAGATTTTAGTAAAAACCTAACCTCTGAAGGTTTCTTTCAACCTAAAGAAGTTTTACATCAACGTTTCGCTCAATGCCGTGATGATGTGATCTGTTATTGCGGCTCTGGCGTTACGGCTTGTCACAACATATTAGCATTTGATATTGCTGGCCTTCCAATGCCCAAGCTCTATGCAGGTAGCTGGAGCGAGTGGATAACCGACCCAAATCGCCCTATCGCCACAGGAATAGAAGGGGAAGCATTATGA
- a CDS encoding choice-of-anchor L domain-containing protein — MDELRPSLSMRLVGYIGLLMFFLAPLGYSETVVSKNGSTVTNQDIVDSLVGSEISIDNYQLLGKNVQFGLFSDYQFLFGDQFDRGLVLSTGKVTDVIAVKNTSDKVSTIFDKAKKNDIDLGSNILDPAKLSISFKPKYDYLVIDFIFGSEEYNEYVHAKFNDSFVILVNGENCAKTPDNKIFSIDTVNDRANYPPVYGEAGPSSNPELYLNNDPGHSYNSETGAKEESKAPYATQMDGFTRKIRCVAEVTPNTTNQIVIGIMDKGDAQYDSWAFIRANSLSSTVYLSQFDADHDGIADYIEGTVDSDSDGIPDYLDTDSDNDGIPDTLEDFDSPKLLGFDHDNDGIVDALDVDKTNGVDQNQNGIDDLLEPTDTDKDGVPDHLDLDSDNDGILDSIESGHLPVLSGLDTDEDGLDDAIDVDQTGGLDENNDGVDDGFSLADSDKDGMPDMFDLDSDNDGIPDSVEFQGNTKIDADLDGVIDVFVDLNKDGVADSIPLAAKPVNTDKQGVPDYLDLDSDNDGLTDLHESLPIGMLLEALDADENGQINSTIDRDHDGLLDVVDSRIEGGEAGVSVYLIDIDNDGLPAYRDVDTDGDGFSDDVENGDFNNDGINDRLQKMPALKTAVSGVGIGSFGAEYFLLIPLLMLFRKKVAG; from the coding sequence ATGGATGAACTACGCCCTTCTTTATCAATGCGATTAGTCGGCTATATAGGCTTACTAATGTTTTTTTTGGCTCCTTTGGGGTACTCCGAAACGGTAGTCTCTAAAAATGGCAGTACCGTTACTAATCAAGATATTGTCGATTCTCTTGTGGGCAGTGAAATTTCCATCGATAACTATCAGCTGCTGGGTAAAAACGTTCAATTTGGTTTGTTCTCAGATTATCAGTTTTTGTTTGGAGATCAGTTTGATCGCGGATTAGTGTTAAGTACAGGTAAAGTCACTGATGTCATTGCAGTGAAAAACACCAGCGATAAAGTATCCACCATTTTTGATAAAGCGAAGAAAAATGATATCGATTTGGGCTCAAATATTTTAGACCCTGCCAAACTATCGATTAGTTTTAAGCCTAAATATGACTATTTAGTTATAGATTTTATATTTGGCTCTGAAGAATATAACGAGTATGTGCACGCCAAATTTAACGACAGTTTTGTGATTTTAGTGAATGGTGAGAACTGTGCGAAAACCCCAGATAACAAAATATTCAGCATCGATACGGTAAACGACCGAGCCAATTACCCCCCTGTATACGGTGAGGCGGGTCCTTCATCTAACCCTGAGCTATATCTCAATAATGATCCAGGCCACAGCTATAACTCTGAAACGGGTGCGAAGGAAGAGTCAAAGGCTCCATACGCCACTCAGATGGATGGTTTTACCCGTAAAATTCGATGCGTGGCGGAAGTAACCCCAAATACCACTAACCAAATCGTAATAGGTATCATGGATAAGGGTGATGCACAGTATGACTCATGGGCGTTTATTCGCGCAAACAGCCTAAGCTCAACCGTTTATCTATCTCAATTTGATGCCGATCATGACGGTATTGCCGATTATATCGAAGGCACTGTCGATTCAGATTCTGATGGTATCCCCGATTACCTCGATACAGATTCTGATAATGATGGGATCCCTGATACCTTAGAAGATTTCGATTCCCCTAAGCTGCTAGGGTTTGATCATGATAACGACGGCATTGTTGATGCGCTTGATGTTGATAAAACGAATGGCGTAGACCAAAACCAAAATGGTATTGATGATCTACTTGAGCCAACCGATACCGATAAGGATGGTGTGCCAGACCACCTAGACTTAGACAGCGACAATGATGGGATTCTTGATTCAATCGAATCGGGTCACCTTCCTGTACTTAGCGGGTTAGATACAGATGAAGATGGCTTGGACGATGCCATAGATGTAGATCAAACGGGTGGGCTCGATGAAAATAATGATGGTGTCGACGATGGTTTTTCGTTGGCCGATTCTGATAAAGACGGAATGCCCGATATGTTCGATCTTGATAGCGACAATGACGGAATACCCGACAGTGTTGAGTTTCAAGGCAATACCAAAATAGATGCAGATTTAGACGGCGTCATTGATGTATTTGTAGATTTAAATAAAGACGGCGTAGCCGATAGTATTCCGCTTGCGGCTAAGCCGGTGAATACCGATAAGCAGGGGGTGCCCGATTACCTAGATTTAGACAGTGATAACGATGGTTTAACTGATTTGCATGAATCGTTGCCCATCGGAATGTTGCTCGAAGCACTAGACGCGGATGAGAATGGTCAAATTAATAGCACAATAGATCGTGACCACGACGGCTTATTAGACGTCGTTGATAGCCGTATTGAAGGTGGTGAAGCGGGTGTGTCGGTCTATTTGATCGATATAGATAATGACGGATTACCTGCCTATCGTGATGTAGATACCGACGGTGATGGCTTTAGTGATGATGTCGAAAATGGTGACTTTAATAACGATGGCATTAATGATCGATTACAAAAAATGCCCGCGTTAAAAACAGCGGTATCCGGTGTTGGTATTGGTAGTTTTGGCGCTGAATATTTTTTATTGATTCCGTTGTTGATGTTGTTTCGTAAAAAGGTCGCCGGCTAA
- a CDS encoding fasciclin domain-containing protein, which yields MIRFFWWGRITPEPNKNDRTYAMKTLTLLSSALLAVSLTFSTASFADGHMSKNDIVDTAVAAGSFTTLVTAVQAADLVDKLKEDGPFTVFAPNDEAFAKIPSETLNALVADEEALTEVLGLHVIAGKKMAADVVGIYQAVTITGRVLNIKVSGGEVFVNGAKVIATDIETSNGVIHVIDSVITK from the coding sequence TTGATCCGTTTCTTTTGGTGGGGTCGTATAACTCCCGAACCCAACAAGAACGATAGGACTTACGCAATGAAAACATTAACTTTATTATCTTCAGCCTTACTTGCAGTCTCTTTGACTTTTTCTACGGCTTCTTTCGCCGATGGTCATATGAGTAAAAATGATATCGTCGATACGGCGGTAGCCGCAGGCAGTTTTACAACCTTAGTCACCGCAGTTCAGGCGGCCGACTTAGTGGATAAATTGAAAGAAGACGGTCCATTCACTGTCTTCGCTCCGAATGATGAGGCGTTTGCAAAAATCCCAAGTGAAACACTGAATGCATTGGTAGCCGATGAAGAAGCTTTAACAGAAGTGCTAGGTTTACATGTAATTGCTGGTAAGAAAATGGCTGCGGATGTCGTTGGTATTTATCAAGCGGTCACCATTACTGGTCGAGTTCTTAATATTAAAGTGAGCGGTGGTGAAGTGTTTGTGAATGGTGCGAAAGTCATCGCGACAGATATCGAGACTTCTAACGGTGTGATTCACGTAATCGATTCAGTGATCACCAAGTAG
- a CDS encoding M48 family metallopeptidase yields MDFFEHQDKARKKTGQLVLLFCLGLLATLVAVNLVGFVAFWLITSPDVNVMSVTLPNVMNQPTPAQVNLTVSESGFGQAFQRWWQSNLNWQVSVGVLVVVLMGTVFRFLELQGGGRKVAEWAGATPVSKLAKDDDVTTYVNVSEEMAIAAGMPIPELYVMENEQGINAFVAGYQVDQAVMVVTKGALTQLTRDQLQGVIGHEYSHILNGDMRLNIRLMASLGGLILLGQVGRFFLESSLYSGRSRDNSKSQIAFIGVGAALMLVGYIGVLVGRMIKAAVSRQREYLADASSVQFTRNPDGIAGALYEIQKATDGSLLNHKHAEDMSHFCFGESVSLSQKLSTHPPIPDRIKRIDATFFARYRAKRRKEETAQESISRSAPDVFESTMAAASFATMVGQVTPDHVEYARNMHRHIPEQVKIWVHQSTGARSYIYCQVLLGSQGKQQAILNEIKQLDPEVVDTLQKMWPFARDMDEQLRLPLLEMSMPVLKRMTEQEQLVFIDRLEQLVTLDGRVDFVEWVTLSLTKLRLMPGSAKQHKHLSSKIDGYKTELDVLFRALVELNPNKEKAEQMRERVCARYQINYQQKELVEPIGFDTVAVALDKLDNVSFMWRKNILQACADIVESNGQIAFREYEALRVLAECLACPLPPLVMELSDVSSVELGAIEYKV; encoded by the coding sequence ATGGACTTTTTCGAACATCAAGATAAAGCCCGTAAAAAAACCGGGCAATTGGTATTATTATTCTGCTTAGGGCTGTTAGCCACATTGGTGGCTGTTAATTTAGTGGGCTTTGTTGCTTTTTGGCTTATTACGTCTCCTGACGTGAATGTGATGAGCGTGACGTTACCGAATGTCATGAACCAACCAACCCCTGCGCAAGTAAACCTAACCGTTAGTGAAAGCGGTTTTGGGCAGGCATTTCAGCGCTGGTGGCAGTCGAATTTAAACTGGCAAGTATCGGTTGGTGTGCTTGTCGTTGTGCTAATGGGTACCGTTTTTCGCTTTCTAGAGCTTCAGGGCGGCGGCCGAAAGGTAGCCGAGTGGGCCGGTGCCACGCCCGTGTCTAAATTAGCTAAAGATGATGATGTAACCACCTATGTAAACGTCAGTGAAGAAATGGCCATTGCTGCAGGTATGCCCATACCTGAGCTTTACGTTATGGAAAACGAGCAGGGCATTAATGCGTTTGTAGCGGGGTATCAGGTCGATCAGGCCGTGATGGTGGTGACTAAGGGTGCATTAACTCAATTGACGCGTGATCAGCTTCAAGGTGTCATTGGCCATGAATACTCGCATATTTTAAATGGTGATATGCGCCTTAATATTCGGCTTATGGCCTCTTTAGGTGGGCTGATTTTATTGGGGCAGGTCGGTCGCTTCTTTTTGGAGTCTAGTTTGTATTCTGGGCGTTCTCGCGATAATAGTAAGTCTCAAATTGCGTTTATAGGCGTAGGCGCTGCGTTGATGCTGGTGGGGTATATTGGCGTATTAGTTGGGCGAATGATTAAAGCCGCTGTGTCACGGCAAAGGGAATATTTAGCCGATGCAAGTTCAGTTCAATTTACACGAAATCCAGATGGCATAGCGGGCGCCCTGTATGAAATTCAAAAAGCGACGGATGGTTCATTACTGAATCACAAGCACGCGGAAGATATGTCGCACTTTTGCTTTGGCGAATCTGTTTCTTTATCGCAAAAACTTTCTACTCACCCTCCTATTCCAGATCGCATAAAGCGCATTGATGCTACATTTTTTGCGCGCTATAGAGCAAAGCGGCGCAAAGAAGAAACGGCTCAAGAAAGTATTTCTAGATCTGCCCCTGACGTGTTCGAATCGACTATGGCTGCAGCAAGCTTTGCAACGATGGTCGGTCAGGTGACCCCCGATCATGTTGAGTACGCTCGTAATATGCATCGACACATTCCAGAGCAGGTGAAAATTTGGGTGCATCAAAGCACAGGCGCGCGCAGTTATATTTATTGCCAGGTACTACTGGGAAGTCAAGGTAAGCAACAGGCCATTTTAAATGAGATAAAACAGCTAGACCCTGAAGTAGTGGATACATTGCAAAAGATGTGGCCTTTTGCTCGGGATATGGACGAACAACTTAGGCTTCCTTTGCTAGAAATGTCTATGCCCGTATTGAAGCGGATGACTGAGCAAGAGCAACTTGTTTTTATAGATCGCTTGGAGCAATTGGTTACACTGGATGGGCGAGTCGATTTTGTTGAGTGGGTGACCTTATCGCTCACCAAACTTCGATTAATGCCCGGCTCGGCAAAACAACATAAACACTTAAGTTCAAAAATTGATGGTTATAAAACTGAGCTCGATGTTTTGTTTCGTGCATTGGTAGAGTTAAATCCTAATAAAGAAAAAGCAGAGCAGATGCGCGAGCGTGTATGCGCGCGTTATCAGATTAATTATCAACAAAAAGAGCTCGTTGAACCAATCGGTTTTGACACAGTGGCAGTCGCGTTAGATAAGTTAGACAATGTTAGTTTTATGTGGCGTAAGAATATTCTGCAAGCATGTGCCGATATTGTTGAATCTAATGGACAGATTGCTTTTCGTGAATATGAAGCGTTAAGGGTATTGGCCGAATGTTTAGCGTGCCCTCTACCGCCATTAGTGATGGAATTGTCCGATGTTTCATCTGTAGAGTTAGGGGCTATTGAGTATAAAGTTTAA
- the rpsR gene encoding 30S ribosomal protein S18 yields MARFFRRRKFCRFTAEGITEIDYKDVDLLKGYITETGKIVPSRITGTSAKYQRQLATAIKRARYLALLSYTDSHK; encoded by the coding sequence ATGGCACGTTTTTTCCGTCGTCGTAAGTTCTGCCGCTTCACTGCAGAAGGCATTACAGAGATAGATTACAAAGATGTTGATCTTTTAAAAGGTTACATCACTGAAACTGGCAAGATTGTACCTAGTCGTATTACTGGTACTAGTGCGAAATATCAGCGTCAATTGGCTACTGCCATCAAGCGCGCTCGCTACCTTGCTTTGTTGTCTTACACAGATTCACATAAGTAA
- the rpsF gene encoding 30S ribosomal protein S6 encodes MRHYEIVLLVHPDQSEQVPAMVDRYTAVVTDANGTIHRKEDWGRRQLGFPIQNVHKAHYVLMNVEVSDETIEDLKSTFRFNDAIVRSMVIRRKDAVTDASPMMKSVEAKKLKDEAQAAARAPRAEDEATADVAEDNSASEE; translated from the coding sequence ATGCGCCATTACGAAATCGTTCTACTGGTTCATCCTGACCAGTCAGAGCAAGTACCTGCAATGGTAGATCGTTACACAGCTGTTGTTACAGATGCTAACGGTACTATCCACCGCAAAGAAGATTGGGGCCGTCGTCAGTTAGGTTTCCCAATTCAAAACGTTCACAAGGCTCACTACGTATTAATGAACGTAGAAGTTTCTGATGAAACTATCGAAGACCTTAAGAGCACTTTCCGTTTCAATGATGCGATCGTTCGTAGCATGGTTATTCGTCGTAAAGACGCTGTAACTGACGCTTCGCCTATGATGAAGTCTGTTGAAGCGAAAAAGTTGAAAGATGAAGCTCAGGCCGCTGCTCGTGCACCGCGCGCTGAAGATGAAGCCACCGCTGATGTTGCTGAAGATAATTCAGCTTCTGAAGAATAA
- a CDS encoding PEP-CTERM sorting domain-containing protein, which yields MKALKALFCVTLLSITTSAFSGVIVDTVDVNKDIGHWSYTKYVHDLSDHDFILGSAISGSLAISIQDDNDKYFEKAFFIIEKLDFDSEGWTYGQSYYDDELGINAIGELNKDGQLRIKIASIWGDFKVGTSVLTVITEVPEPASLALFTLGIASLFGLRRRKNITA from the coding sequence ATGAAAGCACTTAAAGCACTCTTTTGCGTCACGCTTCTTTCAATAACCACATCTGCATTCAGTGGCGTTATTGTAGACACGGTAGATGTAAACAAAGACATCGGCCACTGGAGTTATACTAAGTACGTCCATGATCTTTCTGATCATGATTTCATTTTAGGTAGCGCTATCTCTGGTTCATTAGCCATTAGCATCCAAGACGATAACGACAAGTATTTCGAAAAAGCATTTTTTATTATCGAAAAACTAGATTTTGACTCTGAAGGCTGGACGTATGGCCAAAGCTACTATGATGACGAATTAGGCATCAACGCTATAGGCGAGTTAAACAAAGACGGTCAATTACGAATTAAGATTGCATCTATTTGGGGTGATTTTAAAGTCGGCACTTCCGTACTGACTGTAATTACTGAAGTTCCAGAGCCCGCTTCTTTAGCATTATTTACGCTTGGCATTGCATCGCTGTTCGGGTTACGAAGAAGAAAGAACATAACTGCATAA
- a CDS encoding LemA family protein, with protein MDISIGTIITWGLPILLVVFFVSIYNKLVALRNRVKNAFSQIDVQLQRRHDLIPNLVETAKTYLAHEKETLEGVISARNQAVSAQKAASADPSDGSLMGKLSQAEGMLSGALGRLFAVSEDYPDLKADATMADLMESLESTENKVAFARQAYNDGVMNFQTYKESFPNNIIANVSGFKDAAMFELENPEAKQAPKVSF; from the coding sequence ATGGATATTTCGATAGGTACAATTATAACTTGGGGCTTGCCAATTTTGTTGGTGGTCTTTTTTGTTTCCATTTATAACAAGCTAGTTGCGTTGCGCAACCGTGTTAAAAATGCGTTTTCTCAAATAGACGTTCAGTTACAGCGACGTCACGATTTGATCCCAAACTTGGTTGAAACGGCTAAGACATACTTAGCGCATGAAAAAGAGACGCTTGAAGGCGTTATTTCTGCGCGAAACCAGGCTGTTTCTGCTCAAAAGGCCGCCTCAGCAGATCCAAGCGATGGCTCCTTGATGGGTAAACTTTCACAGGCAGAAGGTATGCTTTCAGGTGCATTGGGCCGTTTGTTTGCAGTGTCTGAAGATTATCCTGATTTAAAAGCCGATGCGACTATGGCTGATTTAATGGAAAGCTTAGAAAGTACCGAGAATAAAGTGGCCTTTGCACGTCAGGCTTATAACGACGGGGTCATGAATTTTCAAACTTATAAAGAGTCTTTCCCTAATAACATAATTGCTAATGTTAGCGGGTTTAAAGATGCAGCCATGTTTGAGCTGGAGAACCCAGAAGCAAAACAAGCCCCCAAAGTTTCATTCTAG
- a CDS encoding OmpA family protein yields the protein MRVKLLTALVLGGIGFVSLPKAYAHDSIAATYVVPDDVLVWQTYDETLHGELSSSDLTYLPGWYIGVGGGSTEVAPEGSSGGFYVKDDRDWGYKIFVGQRILPHWSAELSFVDTGEAGLTNNNPAIASTFKDATISYKIPTVSASYHLFGPKRRVDVFGRIGFSTILNTVSDSRISYEKQTSLQLNIGGGVQWRFAPKWFVRAEFDSFDNDASIIGISIARYFGRHDEHREVVPDLIEPPVPIATCATFNGSIDEIRFEVDSDVITKASYPALLEASEALVQYQRIKLEIQAHSDSSASEAYNLDLSERRANAVKAFLVEQGVSEQRLIATGYGESKPRATNDTKEGRALNRRVEFRVIDESACR from the coding sequence ATGAGAGTGAAGTTACTCACGGCGCTGGTGTTAGGTGGAATCGGGTTCGTTAGTTTACCCAAGGCGTATGCGCACGATTCAATTGCAGCTACCTACGTTGTTCCGGATGATGTTTTGGTTTGGCAAACTTATGACGAGACACTGCATGGTGAGCTAAGTTCGAGTGATTTAACCTATTTGCCGGGTTGGTATATCGGTGTCGGTGGCGGCTCAACAGAGGTGGCTCCTGAGGGAAGTTCAGGCGGGTTTTATGTTAAAGATGACAGAGACTGGGGCTATAAAATATTTGTTGGTCAACGAATCTTACCGCATTGGTCAGCTGAGTTATCCTTTGTAGATACAGGAGAAGCGGGCTTAACAAATAATAACCCTGCCATTGCCAGTACATTTAAAGACGCAACTATTAGTTATAAAATCCCTACCGTATCGGCGAGTTACCATCTGTTCGGACCAAAACGCCGTGTCGATGTATTTGGGCGTATTGGTTTTTCAACTATTTTAAATACTGTGTCAGATAGCCGTATTTCTTATGAGAAACAAACGTCACTGCAATTGAATATTGGCGGCGGCGTACAATGGCGTTTTGCACCTAAGTGGTTTGTTCGTGCTGAGTTTGATAGCTTTGACAATGATGCCAGTATCATTGGTATTTCCATAGCAAGGTATTTCGGGCGACACGATGAACACCGAGAAGTTGTGCCAGATTTGATTGAGCCTCCTGTACCGATTGCAACCTGCGCGACCTTCAATGGCTCTATTGATGAAATTCGCTTTGAGGTCGATAGCGATGTTATTACAAAGGCCAGTTACCCAGCTTTATTGGAAGCCAGTGAAGCTTTAGTGCAATATCAACGTATTAAATTAGAAATTCAAGCGCATTCAGATAGTAGTGCCTCCGAAGCTTACAACTTAGACCTTTCTGAACGCAGAGCAAATGCTGTGAAAGCATTCTTAGTAGAGCAAGGTGTTTCTGAACAGAGGTTAATTGCGACCGGTTATGGTGAATCTAAACCTAGAGCAACCAATGATACTAAAGAAGGCCGTGCTTTAAATCGGCGTGTAGAGTTTCGAGTTATCGACGAGTCGGCGTGTCGTTAA